The segment tgccccaggaggggcggaagggcataaaaaaaaaaaaaccccgtatttttacaaaacctcacaaagaaaagcaaagttATAATTAATCTTTGATCGGATCGGATCATAGGAGGAGAAGGCATTGTAGAGACCTTCTTGTTGGATAcagatgaaaatattaatgGTCTCTCACTTGGTGCAAACAACGCATTGCAGGATGTTGTTGTTCACGTAGGGAGGACAGGGTAGACTGCCACAGACGCCAGCCACGTAGTACATCAGCCTGCCGTTGTTGTTAGCGCCTGAGCCGACGCGACCTTCCAATTTGCTGTCCACACAGATGTACTCCGATGACCCGGCGTGTCCGTCGTATCCGCTCATGAGTAAACCCGTGTACTCGGTGGTCCACCCAGTCGGACACTTGTTGGTGCCGGGTACCATGATGTTGGCTGTACGGTTTTTCACGAAGCACACGGCACACAGCGCGTCATAGTCGTTCTCTGCACGGTTCGTCACTTCGTACTCGGCGCCGTACAGGTTGGCCACGGAGCCAGGTTTCGCTATGGTACTGGCTACGGGATTGGGTGGTAGACACAGGAAGTTGGCTCCAGATCCAAACTTAGTGTACAAACTGCCGGCCACGTACCCTTTTAGAATACAGAATGTTTCTACATTAACGTAGGTTTATTTACTATGGTTTGGTAGACAGCACCTCAACAAAACTGAGATTATCGTTTTATATACTGTTCGTCTTTGGATCGAGGACGTTGAGAAGCTAAAGCTCACAATGTAACACACTCCCAAGGGTATGTTAATCACGATTCATAGATTATATCACAGCAATCATCTTTGTCCAGTTTATACAGTTTAATAATGTACTGTGGGAGGAATGATTGCACTTTTACAACTAGAGTACACAAAAAACGTCAGAAATAATAACTGTTCATGTTAAGATGTATAACCATACAGAGATTTACATACCATGTaaaccactttttaaaaaaatggaaagaattaATGTCAGGGACGGGTTCAATTCACAATTTCACACACCACTCGAACTCACTGTATTCACACGTccccacacgtgttctttcgctcacaaatcacatagatttCACGTGGGCAACGAAATTTTTATAATTCACCATTAAGCGTTAAACACACACGTTACTGCGAGCTATATACATTCTGAATGTCTTTCACGCGGCGGCATTTAAATCAAATTGGACGATTGTTTTTTGAATAGTTCTCTAAATTCCtagttactcacaccgcacTGCCTGGAGTAATCGcctgagaaatgaaaaaaaaaaaaaacttcttggTAAAATCCTCCCTTTCCCGGTCCAGAAATTAAAAGTGCAGTCTCGGCCACTCCTGGCTGATATCCACGAATAAAATCTTTTGGGAACAACTCACAAGTTCCAGTTATTATAGTGGTAGGTGCTGTCTAGGCAGACACGTGCTGACGACCACGAATAAATTCTTTTGggaacaacacacaagttccAAAGCGAACAATCCACACACTCTGTCCGCCTCTATTCCCTTCTCTcagtcgtctgctctcttccaaaatcttttctctctacGTACAATCTTAAATTGCGTCATTatatgacgtcgggttctgacgcgaa is part of the Pomacea canaliculata isolate SZHN2017 linkage group LG13, ASM307304v1, whole genome shotgun sequence genome and harbors:
- the LOC112554416 gene encoding uncharacterized protein LOC112554416, with protein sequence MGGSWYTDPGSGANYLCLPPNPAGGTIAKPASYSHLGGAEYEVSNRLENNQDALCAVCFVKNRSSNIMIPGTNSCPSGWTTEYTGLLMTGNNGHAGSSEFICVDSKLEGRIDSNADRDGRLLLLVASFCGSLPCPPYQNNNILQCVVCSKFYSWISARSGRDCTFNFWTGKGRILPRSFFFFSFLRRLLQAVRWYVAGSLYTKFGSGANFLCLPPNPVASTIAKPGSVANLYGAEYEVTNRAENDYDALCAVCFVKNRTANIMVPGTNKCPTGWTTEYTGLLMSGYDGHAGSSEYICVDSKLEGRVGSGANNNGRLMYYVAGVCGSLPCPPYVNNNILQCVVCTK